Part of the Oscillospiraceae bacterium genome, TTTCACCCTCTCAATATTACTTGCCACGTAATACCATTTTACCATAAAAATGCGCAAAAAGCAAGCTCTTTCTCGCTTTTTGCGCATTTTTTATTGATATTTCCCTTCGTATTACTTGCTTTGTTGAAAGTTAGGGTTTAATATGAGATGAAAGCCAATATACCAAAACCTTTTCTCCCTTAAGATGGTAGTTATTTTATAGCCAGTTAATAATTTCTTCTGATCTTCCAGCTAAATTCAAGCAACATAAAGACAAGCCGCGCAATTGCTTGCGCGGCCTCTTTTGTCGCTGATTTTCTACATGGAAATGTAAATGTCTATAACGGTAATATAAAAGTTTCCTCTGATATCGTTTATCCTAAGCGGGGACGCGAAAAAACTTAACAAAGTATATATATTTAATTTTTATTGCTTTTAAGGACGATTTGGTTTAAAATTATTAAAGTTCTTCCCATATCTGTTATCTAAAAATCACAACGGAAAATAATCATTTATTTCTTCTTCGGAAATCTGGCTCCCATATTCGCTCATTTCATATGCCTCCGCATATTCTACCGCCGATCCTCTTTGTTCACCGTACCTTGCGATTAACAAATTACGAAAGCGATCCGCGGATCTCCGGTCACTGCCATTAACGCAATCATATGCGTATTTACTGTCATCGTAATCCTCCGGGATACCCTTCTGCAGTCTGTCAATCCATGGTAAAAAATCAAAGAATTGAGATTTATGGCACGAAACCATCTCAAGCTTTCGGTCTATTACATCATCAATGCTCACCGCGACATTCGGAGAAAATGAATACGGTCTTTTAAAGCTGTCGCTCATATAGAAAATCGCCGGCTGGAATTTTAAAGCCGGAGTATCCGGGCATACATTCGGAATCATTATGAGGTATGAGTTATCCTGTACCAGCTGTGAAGTATAACGATGATCCGGATGGTAATCGTTTGGTCTGTGTGTTATGATAATATCAGGCGCAAAATTGCGTATAATGCGAAGAAGCTCGTCTCTTGTATTCAGATTTACTTCAAGTC contains:
- a CDS encoding PIG-L deacetylase family protein, with protein sequence MLKLRILIIGAHPDDCDGGCGGIALKYIKEGCTVQFVSVTDGSAGHQSYKREALAKIRKSEAQASAAVGGLTYLVLDNPDGRLEVNLNTRDELLRIIRNFAPDIIITHRPNDYHPDHRYTSQLVQDNSYLIMIPNVCPDTPALKFQPAIFYMSDSFKRPYSFSPNVAVSIDDVIDRKLEMVSCHKSQFFDFLPWIDRLQKGIPEDYDDSKYAYDCVNGSDRRSADRFRNLLIARYGEQRGSAVEYAEAYEMSEYGSQISEEEINDYFPL